The following proteins come from a genomic window of Pseudomonas sp. WJP1:
- the fliN gene encoding flagellar motor switch protein FliN, producing MADDMNTLDDQALADEWAAALEETGDAGQADIDALLAADAGRSSSNRLPMEEFGSVPKNNDPVSLEGPNLDVILDIPVSISMEVGSTDINIRNLLQLNQGSVIELDRLAGEPLDVLVNGTLIAHGEVVVVNEKFGIRLTDVISPSERIKKLR from the coding sequence ATGGCTGACGATATGAATACCCTGGACGACCAGGCGCTGGCTGATGAGTGGGCTGCGGCCCTTGAAGAAACCGGCGACGCCGGGCAGGCCGATATCGATGCCTTGCTGGCCGCCGATGCTGGCCGTTCTTCGTCCAACCGGCTGCCCATGGAAGAGTTCGGCAGCGTGCCGAAGAACAACGACCCGGTGAGCCTGGAAGGCCCGAACCTGGACGTGATCCTCGATATCCCGGTGTCGATCTCCATGGAGGTCGGCAGCACCGACATCAACATCCGCAACCTGTTGCAGCTCAACCAGGGTTCGGTCATCGAACTCGATCGCCTGGCCGGTGAGCCGCTGGACGTGCTGGTCAACGGTACCCTCATCGCCCATGGCGAAGTGGTGGTGGTCAACGAGAAGTTCGGCATCCGCCTGACCGACGTGATCAGCCCAAGTGAACGCATCAAGAAGCTGCGCTGA
- a CDS encoding flagellar hook-length control protein FliK, translated as MPFTPNSLLQATAQAKSQATAAPSPKVAAEPGDKASSFSRVYATQGRNPSVATADGPSKQPRDEVADSTGKKDVDKDNAAAEKPAVADSGKSLPADKPAQVDDQPASDTPDAVQVTVVDALPVDPALLPAVATPVVADSPVVEAIVASIIPPAVPATDAGFDPEADPLDALPALRMAMEQSGHVSASSQAQPKAAPTPADGEPTGAQAFAAGMANMLDVQADKSSTGQGSDNAFSGLIDEGLKDLKSASSDTRVDDFANRLAALTQAATPKTANAMPVNQPIAMHQSGWTEEVVNRVMYLSSANLKAADIQLQPAELGRLDIRVNMVPDQQTQVTFMSAHPGVREALDGQMQRLRDMFTQQGMGQVDVNVSDQSRGSQDQAQQQQAQSGRTSAGGGRLDSMDDEIAPSIAEVAATATHVIGSSAVDYYA; from the coding sequence ATGCCCTTTACCCCCAATTCTCTCCTCCAGGCCACCGCTCAGGCCAAGAGTCAGGCTACCGCCGCCCCTTCCCCGAAGGTCGCCGCCGAGCCCGGGGACAAGGCGTCCAGCTTCTCTCGGGTGTACGCCACACAAGGCCGAAACCCCTCTGTAGCGACCGCTGACGGACCTTCGAAACAACCACGTGACGAGGTGGCGGACAGCACCGGTAAAAAGGACGTCGACAAGGATAACGCTGCCGCCGAAAAGCCTGCCGTTGCCGATAGCGGCAAAAGCTTGCCCGCCGATAAACCGGCGCAAGTCGACGACCAGCCGGCCAGCGATACGCCGGACGCCGTGCAGGTAACGGTCGTCGATGCCTTGCCTGTTGATCCAGCTTTGTTGCCTGCAGTCGCGACGCCTGTTGTGGCTGATTCGCCAGTCGTTGAAGCGATCGTGGCATCGATCATCCCCCCGGCCGTCCCTGCCACCGACGCTGGTTTCGATCCCGAAGCCGACCCGCTCGACGCCCTGCCAGCCTTGCGCATGGCCATGGAGCAGAGCGGCCATGTCTCGGCCTCGAGCCAGGCGCAACCCAAGGCGGCACCGACTCCGGCCGACGGCGAGCCGACCGGGGCGCAGGCCTTTGCCGCCGGCATGGCGAACATGCTCGATGTGCAAGCCGACAAGTCCAGTACCGGCCAGGGTAGCGACAATGCCTTCAGTGGCCTGATCGATGAGGGGCTCAAGGACCTCAAGTCTGCCAGCAGCGATACCCGGGTCGACGATTTCGCCAACCGTCTGGCGGCACTGACCCAGGCGGCCACGCCAAAAACCGCTAACGCGATGCCGGTCAACCAGCCCATCGCGATGCATCAGAGCGGCTGGACCGAAGAAGTGGTGAACCGGGTCATGTACCTGTCCAGCGCCAATCTCAAGGCGGCCGACATCCAGTTGCAGCCGGCCGAGCTCGGCCGCCTCGACATCCGGGTGAACATGGTGCCCGATCAGCAGACCCAGGTGACGTTCATGAGCGCGCACCCGGGCGTGCGTGAAGCGTTGGACGGCCAGATGCAGCGTTTGCGCGACATGTTCACGCAGCAGGGCATGGGCCAGGTCGACGTCAATGTTTCCGACCAGTCCCGGGGGTCGCAGGACCAGGCGCAGCAACAGCAGGCGCAGAGTGGACGTACCAGTGCCGGCGGCGGACGGCTCGATTCGATGGATGACGAGATCGCCCCGAGCATTGCCGAAGTGGCTGCAACGGCCACCCATGTGATCGGCTCCAGCGCCGTCGACTACTACGCCTGA
- the fliM gene encoding flagellar motor switch protein FliM → MAVQDLLSQDEIDALLHGVDDGLVQTDIAAEPGTVKSYDLTSQDRIVRGRMPTLEMINERFARYTRISMFNMLRRSADVAVGGVQVMKFGEYVHSLYVPTSLNLVKIKPLRGTALFILDAKLVFKLVDNFFGGDGRHAKIEGREFTPTELRVVRMVLEQAFVDLKEAWQAIMEVNFEYINSEVNPAMANIVGPSEAIVVSTFHIELDGGGGDLHVTMPYSMIEPVREMLDAGFQSDLDDQDERWVNALRQDVLDVDVPINATVARRQLKLRDILHMQPGDVIPVDMQEELVMRANGVPAFKVKMGSHKGNLALQVIEPIERR, encoded by the coding sequence ATGGCCGTGCAGGACCTGCTGTCCCAGGATGAGATCGACGCGCTGCTGCATGGCGTCGACGATGGTCTGGTACAGACCGATATTGCTGCCGAACCCGGCACCGTCAAGAGCTATGACCTGACCAGCCAGGATCGCATCGTCCGTGGACGCATGCCGACCCTGGAAATGATCAACGAGCGTTTTGCCCGCTACACACGCATCAGCATGTTCAACATGCTGCGCCGCTCGGCAGACGTAGCGGTCGGTGGCGTGCAGGTGATGAAGTTCGGCGAATACGTGCACTCGCTGTACGTGCCGACCAGTCTCAACCTGGTCAAGATCAAGCCGCTGCGCGGTACGGCGCTGTTTATCCTCGACGCCAAGCTGGTGTTCAAGCTGGTGGACAACTTCTTCGGCGGCGATGGCCGCCACGCCAAGATCGAGGGGCGTGAATTCACTCCGACCGAGTTGCGCGTGGTGCGCATGGTGCTGGAGCAAGCCTTCGTCGACTTGAAAGAGGCCTGGCAGGCGATCATGGAAGTGAACTTCGAGTACATCAACTCGGAAGTGAACCCGGCCATGGCCAACATCGTCGGCCCGAGCGAAGCCATTGTGGTGTCGACCTTCCACATCGAACTCGATGGCGGTGGCGGTGACCTGCACGTGACCATGCCTTACTCGATGATCGAACCGGTGCGCGAAATGCTTGATGCCGGCTTCCAGTCCGATCTCGACGACCAGGACGAGCGTTGGGTCAACGCCTTGCGCCAGGACGTGCTGGACGTCGATGTACCGATCAACGCTACGGTTGCCCGTCGCCAGTTGAAGCTGCGCGACATCCTGCACATGCAGCCGGGGGATGTGATTCCCGTGGACATGCAGGAAGAACTGGTCATGCGCGCCAACGGCGTGCCGGCCTTCAAGGTCAAGATGGGCTCGCACAAGGGCAACCTTGCACTGCAAGTGATCGAGCCGATCGAGCGCCGTTGA
- the fliL gene encoding flagellar basal body-associated protein FliL: MAKSDAAVKDPATKGKLKLIIVIVVALLLAIGLSVGATWYFMHSAQSKPDVAAETTPVGKQPAVFEPMAPAFVANYNQNGRQRYMQVSITMLARNQADLDALKVHMPVIRNNLVMLFSGQDFATLASPVGQEMLRQKATASVQEVAQKELGKVVIEQLLFTNFVLQ; the protein is encoded by the coding sequence ATGGCGAAGAGCGACGCAGCAGTAAAAGACCCCGCAACCAAAGGCAAGCTCAAGCTGATCATCGTGATCGTGGTGGCGCTGCTGCTGGCGATCGGCTTGTCCGTGGGGGCGACCTGGTACTTCATGCACAGTGCCCAGAGCAAGCCTGACGTCGCGGCCGAAACCACCCCCGTGGGCAAACAGCCTGCCGTTTTCGAGCCGATGGCTCCGGCGTTCGTGGCCAACTACAACCAGAACGGTCGCCAGCGCTACATGCAAGTGAGTATCACCATGCTCGCGCGCAACCAGGCGGATCTGGACGCGCTCAAGGTGCACATGCCGGTGATCCGCAACAACCTGGTGATGCTGTTCTCCGGTCAGGATTTCGCGACCCTCGCCTCGCCGGTCGGCCAGGAAATGTTGCGCCAGAAGGCCACGGCCAGCGTCCAGGAAGTGGCGCAGAAAGAACTCGGCAAAGTGGTGATCGAACAGTTGCTTTTCACTAATTTCGTACTGCAGTAG